One Leptospira bouyouniensis DNA window includes the following coding sequences:
- a CDS encoding DUF1554 domain-containing protein yields MKGFLRKSIIQFNLTFVLVSVIITGVACGKDKDNNDTLIGTMLVALNTNTGCSRSDHCKMFVTKSNAVLNVGISELDNQCNSDENKPSGSGTYKAMVADGTNRIACTSANCATGSTSEHIDWVLKPNKEYRRADGTTVIGKTSVNGIFESDLTNEVSTVINGTNFAITGLNANWTNSSNDCSNFSTTGANVAFGSHIEKTIASIIAFGNTTCSNARKLYCVEQ; encoded by the coding sequence ATGAAAGGATTCCTCAGAAAATCGATTATTCAGTTTAATTTAACGTTTGTATTAGTCAGTGTTATCATTACTGGAGTTGCTTGCGGAAAAGATAAAGACAATAATGATACTTTAATTGGAACGATGTTAGTCGCTTTAAATACAAATACAGGCTGCTCAAGAAGTGACCATTGCAAAATGTTTGTCACCAAATCAAATGCTGTTTTGAATGTTGGTATTTCAGAACTTGATAATCAGTGTAATTCCGACGAAAACAAACCTTCTGGTAGTGGTACTTACAAAGCAATGGTTGCCGATGGAACAAATCGGATTGCTTGTACTTCCGCCAATTGTGCCACTGGCAGCACATCTGAACATATTGATTGGGTACTCAAACCTAATAAGGAATATCGAAGGGCTGATGGAACAACTGTGATTGGTAAAACAAGCGTAAATGGTATCTTCGAATCAGATTTGACGAATGAAGTCTCAACTGTGATCAATGGCACAAATTTTGCGATTACTGGTTTAAATGCAAATTGGACAAACAGTTCAAATGATTGTTCCAATTTTTCGACAACCGGAGCGAATGTTGCATTTGGATCGCATATTGAAAAAACGATAGCAAGTATCATCGCATTTGGCAACACTACCTGTTCAAACGCGAGAAAGTTATATTGTGTTGAACAATAA
- a CDS encoding TetR/AcrR family transcriptional regulator: protein MAEKKKIQEKESAYHHGDLRSALIHAARTLLEKHGIESLSLRSIASAIGVTHMAPYAHFKGKQELLQAVAASGYDELANNMVMAQKENPKVRGRSLAYHYGLEYIRFAMTHPNLYRLMLNQIEFKKKSKPEPTNKEVAKSSERPFRLLYAAFASDRGSKDLAHAKALGAWAIVHGVSSLAIDNHLVLPEGMDIFQLFKVTVSSSVDLG from the coding sequence ATGGCCGAGAAGAAAAAAATTCAGGAGAAAGAAAGTGCTTATCATCACGGGGACCTTCGCTCCGCGCTCATCCATGCTGCACGTACTCTTTTGGAAAAACATGGGATTGAGTCACTTTCTCTTCGTTCCATAGCTTCTGCGATTGGAGTCACCCATATGGCCCCTTATGCACATTTTAAAGGAAAACAAGAACTCCTTCAAGCCGTAGCAGCTTCAGGTTATGATGAGTTGGCAAACAATATGGTTATGGCACAAAAGGAAAATCCAAAAGTTCGCGGACGTTCCCTCGCCTATCACTATGGTCTTGAATACATTCGATTTGCCATGACACATCCCAATCTTTACCGCTTGATGTTAAACCAAATTGAATTTAAAAAAAAATCAAAACCAGAACCAACTAACAAGGAAGTTGCGAAGAGTTCCGAGCGACCTTTTCGCCTGCTCTATGCTGCATTTGCAAGTGATCGAGGAAGTAAAGACTTGGCACATGCCAAGGCTCTAGGGGCATGGGCCATTGTGCATGGAGTTTCATCTCTTGCCATTGACAATCACCTTGTTCTACCGGAAGGTATGGATATATTTCAATTATTCAAAGTGACTGTAAGTTCCTCTGTGGATCTAGGGTGA
- a CDS encoding phytoene desaturase family protein: MSHYDTIVIGAGNAGLMAATRLQREGSKTLLLERHNVPGGCATSFVRGDFEFEVALHQLSGVGTELEPFIMRRVFEELGVLDKIELVMEEELYRIIMPGKLDVTLPADWLELQNHLKTLFPSEKEQINNFFKLSEAVVKEYYFVLPRVRLANDEEKIRTKCPNFSAYGLRSTTEVLNEFFSTEDLINVITPYWSYVGIPTTDLVFAEFIGMLYFYCVYKPWHIKGGSQMLSSALLSSFEEAGGEVRFHCAAEKILTQNGAVCGVILETGETITCDAVVSNASPLITYHELLDLETPPNSVIKDFKSRRMGVSAVCLYLGLDCSPEELGFTTASTFVMTTSNSSVTEDRMYTLDAPDWGMVTCYNFIDEELAPKGKAVVTLVALQYGEAWKDIPPEKYISTKYEFGSKLIDLIEKAYPNIRQHIEKAEVATPMTMMRYLNTPGGAIYGFKQMLQDGHLMRESLDAIEGLYSSSSWTSMGGFQPTYLNGYFTARKIIKQLRRNSKSSVSA, from the coding sequence ATGTCTCACTATGACACAATCGTAATTGGTGCAGGGAACGCTGGTTTAATGGCAGCCACTCGTTTGCAACGAGAGGGATCAAAAACTTTGTTGTTAGAGAGGCATAATGTCCCTGGAGGTTGTGCAACTTCATTTGTTCGAGGGGATTTCGAGTTTGAAGTTGCCCTCCACCAACTCAGTGGTGTGGGAACAGAATTAGAACCATTCATTATGCGTCGTGTTTTTGAAGAACTAGGAGTCTTGGATAAAATCGAACTTGTAATGGAAGAAGAACTCTACCGGATCATTATGCCCGGTAAGTTGGATGTTACTTTACCTGCTGATTGGCTAGAATTACAAAATCATTTGAAAACTCTTTTCCCGAGCGAAAAAGAACAAATCAACAATTTCTTTAAACTCAGCGAAGCAGTTGTCAAAGAATATTACTTTGTATTACCTCGTGTTCGGTTGGCAAACGACGAAGAGAAAATTCGAACCAAATGCCCCAATTTTTCGGCATACGGACTTCGCTCTACAACTGAAGTATTAAATGAGTTTTTTTCCACAGAAGATTTGATCAATGTAATTACACCTTATTGGAGTTATGTGGGAATTCCTACAACAGATTTGGTTTTTGCAGAATTTATAGGAATGTTATACTTTTACTGTGTATATAAACCTTGGCACATCAAAGGTGGATCTCAAATGCTTTCCAGTGCACTGCTTTCTTCTTTTGAGGAAGCTGGTGGAGAAGTAAGATTTCATTGTGCTGCAGAGAAAATTCTCACTCAAAATGGTGCAGTGTGTGGTGTCATACTAGAGACTGGTGAAACTATTACATGCGATGCTGTTGTATCGAATGCAAGTCCACTCATTACCTATCATGAATTGTTAGATTTGGAAACTCCACCTAATTCGGTAATAAAGGATTTTAAATCGAGGAGAATGGGTGTATCAGCAGTTTGTTTGTATTTGGGATTGGATTGTTCTCCAGAAGAGTTGGGATTCACTACTGCTTCTACTTTTGTAATGACTACATCAAATTCTAGTGTCACAGAAGATCGAATGTATACATTGGATGCACCAGACTGGGGAATGGTAACATGTTATAACTTTATTGATGAGGAACTTGCTCCCAAGGGGAAAGCTGTTGTTACTCTTGTTGCCTTACAATATGGAGAAGCATGGAAAGATATACCTCCTGAAAAATATATATCCACAAAATATGAGTTTGGTAGTAAATTAATTGATCTCATTGAAAAAGCTTATCCAAACATAAGACAACATATAGAAAAAGCAGAAGTTGCGACACCGATGACCATGATGCGTTATCTAAATACTCCTGGTGGTGCTATATATGGTTTCAAACAGATGTTACAGGATGGCCATCTTATGCGTGAGTCATTAGATGCCATAGAAGGTCTTTACTCTTCCAGTAGTTGGACAAGTATGGGTGGTTTTCAACCTACGTATTTAAATGGATATTTTACTGCACGTAAAATTATAAAACAACTCCGTCGTAACTCAAAATCAAGTGTATCCGCTTAG
- a CDS encoding FAD-binding oxidoreductase yields the protein MLDNDQKLETNVLNSVIGYKEAVLKKEELENNGTSFIESKGLVKETIGKLHPKRIRLRVEKIRIDTPSTKTLVMVPIDGKNLPPFQAGQYINLFVPLAGVLTARPYSISSSPKNLKSYELTIKRKEGGFVSPYLLEDVKVGQEFESSGPMGSFHHNPLFHGNDLVFLAGGSGIAPAISMLKSFLQSTELFRFHIIYSNSFENDVIFIDELRKLASENKNFTLTEFLSREVSSEYKGFRGRLDISTLRMLLQNPSTKMYYVCGPTPFNDHCVNLLTSLGVKSGRILIESNGPPPNPEELEGWPESLLPTTNVTVNVGNQTSFQTNVGEPLLNSLERNGLFTENACRSGECSLCRVKLKSGKVFSPEEAKIRKSDRKFGYIHSCVAFPVTDIEIQL from the coding sequence ATGTTAGATAACGATCAAAAATTGGAAACAAATGTTTTAAACTCTGTTATAGGATACAAGGAAGCAGTATTAAAAAAAGAAGAATTAGAAAACAATGGAACCAGTTTTATTGAATCAAAAGGATTAGTAAAAGAAACGATAGGAAAACTTCACCCTAAAAGAATTCGTTTGCGTGTAGAAAAAATACGAATTGATACACCTTCGACCAAAACATTGGTGATGGTTCCAATTGATGGAAAAAATTTACCTCCTTTCCAAGCAGGTCAATATATCAATTTGTTTGTACCTCTTGCGGGAGTTTTGACGGCAAGACCATATTCAATTTCATCCTCCCCTAAAAACTTAAAATCCTATGAACTTACCATCAAAAGAAAAGAAGGTGGATTTGTAAGTCCATATCTATTAGAGGATGTTAAGGTGGGACAAGAATTTGAGTCCTCAGGGCCTATGGGTTCTTTTCATCATAATCCACTATTCCATGGTAATGATTTGGTATTCCTTGCCGGTGGATCTGGAATTGCTCCTGCAATCAGTATGTTAAAATCTTTTTTGCAATCAACGGAGTTGTTTCGTTTCCATATCATATACTCGAATAGTTTTGAGAATGATGTAATTTTTATTGATGAACTTAGAAAATTAGCTTCTGAAAATAAAAACTTTACTTTAACAGAATTTTTATCTCGCGAAGTAAGTTCTGAATATAAAGGATTTCGTGGTCGTTTAGACATTTCCACATTACGAATGTTACTTCAAAACCCTTCGACTAAGATGTACTATGTTTGTGGTCCCACTCCCTTTAATGATCATTGTGTGAATCTTCTTACTTCTCTTGGTGTAAAATCAGGACGTATTCTAATTGAAAGTAATGGTCCACCACCAAATCCTGAAGAGTTGGAAGGTTGGCCCGAATCCCTTTTACCTACTACGAATGTGACTGTCAATGTAGGAAACCAAACATCTTTCCAAACAAATGTTGGAGAACCCCTTCTCAATAGTTTAGAACGGAATGGACTTTTTACAGAGAATGCATGTAGGTCAGGTGAATGCAGTTTATGCCGCGTGAAACTAAAATCAGGAAAGGTATTTAGTCCCGAGGAAGCTAAAATTAGAAAGTCAGATAGGAAATTTGGATATATCCATTCTTGTGTCGCTTTTCCTGTCACTGATATCGAAATCCAATTATAA
- a CDS encoding TonB-dependent receptor family protein, which yields MRTFVLILTFLLPTYLFAQDENPKPDQDPKVEIQSKEETPTIRVKGKKETDREFLGDVEGTNIYSGKKNEVIRLDKVNGNLAMGNTRQVYAKVPGITIWENEGSGIQPGIGARGLSPNRNWEFNTRMNGHDIASDSFGYPEAYFNPPLEALEKVEIVRGAGALQYGPQFGGMVNYVVKKADPTRQVKVETKTTGGSFNTLNQYSSVSGTVGDWSYFVFYQGRSSDGWRNNSQYNVQTGFVNLAYKVSEKLKISFEMAKSTYESQQAGGLTDEQFRIDPRQSGRTRNWFSAPWNVPAMNIDYEQSPTARMNVKIFGLYGERNSVGVVSAANVADSIQARTLDYTPRQIDRDTYRNYGMEARQVFNYDLLERSHTLSFGGRYFNGNTDRFRNPNGTTGTKYDLRETNFTGVCYDGTRNCRVADLEFSTLNYAGFVENLFRITEAFSITPGVRYEWIRSTASGRVNESIPSASKPFGGMIQPLERIQRQVLYGLGAQYQTTKTTNLYANYSRAFRPVTYSELFAPTATLNDVDPNLKDQSGYNADAGYRGKFGQWIQFDMSVFELRYNNRVGQLPGLYPGQANFQTNVGDSLHRGVEAYLEIDPIVALTESQPYGSFSFFTSSANINARYIRWEDPRVLTNPTSAQNFYRVGKLVENAPSQIHRYGVTYHYKNVFSFTYLISYTGATYADAANTGPATANGQIGLIPSYTVRDFTFVWNFYENFSLRGGVNNMTNQMYFTRRASGYPGPGIMPGDGMFYFLGLSAVF from the coding sequence ATGAGAACCTTCGTCCTCATTTTAACTTTTCTTCTCCCTACTTACCTTTTTGCACAGGATGAAAATCCAAAACCGGACCAAGATCCAAAAGTAGAAATACAATCAAAAGAAGAAACTCCTACAATCCGAGTCAAAGGCAAAAAGGAAACTGACCGTGAGTTTCTCGGAGATGTGGAAGGAACCAATATCTATTCTGGTAAAAAAAACGAAGTCATTCGATTGGATAAAGTGAATGGGAACCTGGCGATGGGAAATACTCGGCAAGTTTACGCAAAAGTTCCCGGCATTACCATTTGGGAAAACGAAGGGAGTGGAATCCAACCAGGGATCGGTGCGAGAGGTTTATCTCCCAATCGAAATTGGGAATTCAACACTCGAATGAACGGGCACGACATTGCTTCTGATTCCTTTGGTTATCCTGAAGCCTATTTTAATCCACCACTTGAAGCACTTGAAAAAGTAGAAATTGTGCGAGGGGCAGGTGCCTTACAATACGGACCACAATTTGGTGGTATGGTCAATTATGTGGTGAAAAAAGCAGACCCTACTCGGCAAGTCAAAGTGGAAACCAAAACCACAGGTGGATCCTTCAATACTCTCAATCAATATAGCTCTGTGAGTGGAACGGTGGGTGATTGGAGTTATTTTGTTTTTTACCAAGGCCGTAGTTCAGATGGATGGCGTAATAATTCTCAATACAATGTACAAACTGGATTTGTCAATTTGGCTTATAAAGTTTCTGAAAAACTCAAGATTTCTTTTGAAATGGCAAAATCGACTTACGAAAGCCAACAAGCAGGTGGACTGACGGATGAACAATTCCGAATCGACCCAAGACAATCCGGGCGAACAAGAAATTGGTTCAGTGCACCTTGGAATGTTCCTGCGATGAATATCGATTACGAACAAAGTCCAACTGCTCGAATGAATGTAAAAATCTTTGGTCTTTATGGAGAAAGGAATTCGGTGGGAGTTGTTTCTGCTGCGAACGTTGCAGATTCAATCCAAGCAAGAACCTTGGACTATACACCAAGGCAAATTGACAGAGATACATACCGTAATTATGGAATGGAAGCAAGGCAGGTCTTTAATTACGATCTTTTGGAACGAAGCCATACACTCTCTTTCGGCGGCCGCTACTTCAACGGAAATACAGACAGATTCCGAAATCCGAATGGCACAACTGGTACAAAGTATGATCTAAGGGAAACCAACTTCACAGGTGTTTGTTACGATGGAACAAGAAATTGTCGAGTTGCTGATTTAGAATTTTCTACTTTAAACTATGCTGGTTTCGTTGAAAATTTATTTCGAATTACCGAGGCTTTTTCCATCACTCCAGGTGTACGGTATGAATGGATTCGGTCAACTGCATCTGGCCGAGTTAATGAATCGATTCCGTCCGCCTCAAAACCGTTTGGTGGAATGATACAACCACTTGAACGAATACAAAGACAAGTTTTATATGGTCTTGGTGCACAATACCAAACAACAAAAACAACCAATTTATATGCTAACTATTCAAGGGCATTCCGACCTGTCACTTACTCTGAGTTATTTGCACCAACTGCAACTTTAAACGATGTTGATCCCAATTTGAAAGACCAATCGGGTTATAATGCAGACGCAGGTTACCGAGGGAAATTCGGACAATGGATCCAATTTGACATGAGTGTTTTTGAACTACGTTATAACAATCGTGTTGGTCAACTTCCAGGCCTTTACCCTGGACAGGCAAATTTCCAAACCAATGTTGGAGATTCCCTCCACCGTGGAGTGGAAGCATATTTAGAAATTGATCCAATTGTGGCTCTTACTGAATCACAACCATATGGTTCTTTCAGTTTTTTTACATCTAGTGCGAATATTAACGCACGTTATATCCGATGGGAGGATCCACGTGTCCTTACAAATCCTACAAGTGCACAAAACTTTTATCGTGTCGGGAAACTTGTAGAAAACGCTCCTTCTCAAATCCATAGGTATGGTGTTACATATCATTACAAAAATGTATTTAGTTTCACGTATCTGATTAGTTATACGGGTGCAACTTATGCAGACGCAGCAAATACTGGACCAGCTACAGCAAATGGGCAAATCGGACTCATTCCTTCCTATACAGTCCGAGACTTTACATTTGTTTGGAATTTTTACGAAAACTTTTCACTTCGTGGTGGTGTGAACAACATGACAAACCAAATGTATTTCACCCGACGCGCAAGTGGTTATCCTGGTCCAGGAATTATGCCTGGGGATGGAATGTTTTATTTCTTAGGACTAAGCGCCGTATTTTAA
- a CDS encoding PAS domain-containing hybrid sensor histidine kinase/response regulator — protein MDHNLPKEVYSSLILQYLYDAVIVTDLQFQITSWNLAAERIYGYKLEEVIGKSTKEILKTSASEEARAKSIADLNTNGIWQGEVFQHRKDGSKLRIRSAVSYLKGNDGVTIGVIAINRDITEENRIREEFAESEERFRMSFENAGIGVCLLDLEGKFLKVNKKIQSMLGYTETELIGRPSKDFAYKEDQNIFDQYRDSALKGKDVDVVYEKRYISKTNQILWIEISNSLVKDRKGSPLYFVVHFNDITDRKNAEFHLLNAKKEAERANQAKSDFVANMSHEIRTPLNGVIGFNELLLTTNLDADQKEFVKNAISSAHGLLGIINDILDISKIEAGKLVLNETVSNLKHIIKDSLGVLQWKAKEKNIQLEFEENHDLQEWIVVDSTRLRQILINLIGNAVKFTEKGSVVLKITSELTENEKVKLSFSIKDTGIGIPESHNANIFQSFWQGESNSTRRYGGTGLGLRITKSLLDLMGGNIEFFSEESKGTEFRFYIECLTLENANHSNEENENFQKDIWENINQYKLLDVTPKILIAEDNLMNRDLLKRMILKYIPKAILYEADNGLEAVKMGRELNPNLIFMDVQMPGMDGLEATTIIRTEKSNGQIPIVALTAGALYEERKKCFDVGMDHFLTKPIDILALNQVLFHYLNPVKLD, from the coding sequence ATGGATCACAACTTACCGAAGGAAGTTTACTCTTCTCTCATCCTTCAATACTTATATGATGCGGTGATCGTCACGGATTTACAGTTCCAAATCACGAGTTGGAACTTAGCAGCAGAACGGATTTACGGTTACAAATTGGAAGAGGTGATCGGCAAATCCACAAAAGAGATTCTGAAAACCTCTGCTTCAGAAGAGGCTCGAGCCAAAAGTATTGCCGACTTAAATACGAATGGAATTTGGCAGGGAGAGGTATTCCAACACAGAAAGGATGGTTCGAAATTAAGAATTCGATCTGCTGTGAGTTATTTAAAAGGTAATGATGGAGTGACAATCGGTGTCATTGCAATCAATAGAGACATCACAGAAGAAAATCGAATCCGAGAAGAATTTGCAGAAAGCGAAGAAAGATTTCGGATGAGTTTTGAAAATGCTGGCATTGGTGTCTGCCTTCTCGATTTAGAAGGTAAATTTTTAAAAGTAAATAAAAAAATCCAATCGATGTTAGGTTACACAGAAACGGAACTGATTGGAAGGCCATCCAAAGATTTTGCATACAAAGAAGACCAAAATATATTCGATCAGTATCGTGATTCAGCTTTAAAAGGTAAAGACGTCGACGTTGTTTACGAGAAACGTTACATTTCTAAAACAAATCAAATTTTGTGGATCGAAATTTCAAATTCACTTGTGAAGGATCGTAAAGGTTCACCCTTATATTTCGTTGTTCATTTTAATGATATTACTGATCGCAAAAATGCAGAGTTCCATCTTTTAAATGCGAAAAAAGAAGCGGAACGAGCAAACCAAGCTAAGTCAGATTTCGTTGCGAATATGAGTCATGAAATTAGAACACCACTCAATGGTGTCATTGGTTTTAATGAATTGTTATTGACCACCAATTTAGATGCAGACCAAAAAGAATTTGTTAAAAATGCAATTAGTAGCGCTCACGGGTTACTAGGAATTATAAATGACATATTAGATATATCAAAAATAGAAGCTGGAAAACTTGTACTCAACGAAACTGTATCAAATTTAAAACACATAATCAAAGATTCGTTAGGTGTTTTACAATGGAAGGCAAAAGAAAAAAACATCCAATTGGAATTTGAAGAAAATCACGATTTACAGGAGTGGATTGTCGTTGATTCCACTCGGTTACGTCAAATTTTAATCAACTTAATCGGGAACGCAGTGAAATTCACGGAAAAAGGAAGTGTGGTTTTAAAAATCACATCAGAACTAACTGAAAATGAAAAAGTAAAACTCAGTTTCTCTATTAAAGATACTGGGATTGGAATTCCTGAATCTCATAATGCAAATATCTTTCAATCGTTTTGGCAAGGCGAATCGAATTCCACTCGGCGATATGGAGGTACTGGACTTGGCTTAAGGATTACAAAATCATTGCTCGATTTGATGGGTGGTAATATTGAATTTTTTTCAGAGGAAAGTAAGGGTACCGAATTTAGATTTTATATCGAATGTTTGACCTTAGAAAATGCGAATCACAGTAATGAGGAAAATGAAAACTTTCAGAAGGACATTTGGGAAAACATTAACCAATACAAATTATTGGATGTTACACCTAAAATCTTAATTGCAGAAGACAATTTGATGAATCGCGATCTTCTCAAACGGATGATATTGAAATACATTCCTAAAGCAATTTTATATGAAGCAGATAATGGATTGGAAGCAGTAAAAATGGGCCGTGAACTAAATCCCAATTTGATCTTTATGGATGTACAAATGCCTGGAATGGATGGATTGGAAGCTACAACAATCATCCGAACAGAGAAGTCAAACGGACAAATTCCTATCGTTGCTTTGACAGCGGGAGCATTGTATGAAGAAAGGAAAAAATGTTTTGATGTTGGTATGGATCATTTTTTGACCAAACCGATTGATATTTTGGCATTGAACCAAGTGTTATTCCATTATTTGAATCCTGTAAAACTCGATTAG
- a CDS encoding Nramp family divalent metal transporter, with protein sequence MSRFPFLAYLGPGLLYAGAAVGVSHLVQSTRAGAVYGYGLLFVVIFANFIKYPFFVVGTKYTIVTGKSLLDGYESLGRLPIWIFFCISVGTMCIIVATVTLVTSGLFSNLLGLTMEPWLLCAFILVFCFLLLAIGKFQALDGLMKWIVVLLTIATIVAMVLSFYAGIPKLSTEGKTFSISNLSDVAFLIALMGWMPIPIEAAVWQSDWTLAKKTADGKLPPMKYAMIDFNIGYIGTTLLAVCFLALGSNMMYNTGMEFSSQAVGFASELVKLYTTAIGSWSYPIILVAAFFTMFSTTLTCFDAYPRVVSNASRRIFNSLERYSTEKFYWFWILLVGLGSVLILLFFRTNMKSLVDFATTVSFLNAPILAFIHHLILFGKEIPKEQRPKPWMNLLSWFGILFLFSFSIYYINITFF encoded by the coding sequence ATGAGCCGATTTCCTTTTTTAGCATATCTTGGTCCTGGTTTATTATACGCAGGCGCAGCTGTTGGTGTTTCCCATCTAGTCCAATCCACACGTGCAGGTGCCGTGTATGGATATGGTTTGCTTTTTGTTGTGATTTTTGCAAACTTCATTAAATATCCATTTTTTGTTGTAGGTACAAAATATACAATCGTAACCGGAAAATCATTGTTAGATGGCTATGAATCATTAGGAAGATTACCAATTTGGATTTTCTTTTGTATTTCAGTGGGAACAATGTGTATCATCGTTGCTACCGTGACTTTAGTCACCTCAGGATTATTCTCAAACTTACTGGGGTTGACAATGGAGCCTTGGTTACTTTGTGCATTCATTCTTGTATTTTGTTTTTTGTTATTAGCAATAGGAAAATTCCAAGCATTAGATGGGTTAATGAAATGGATCGTAGTTTTGCTTACAATTGCGACAATTGTTGCCATGGTCCTTTCCTTTTATGCAGGAATTCCAAAACTTTCAACGGAAGGAAAAACCTTTTCTATTTCAAACTTATCTGATGTTGCTTTTCTAATTGCACTTATGGGTTGGATGCCTATCCCCATTGAAGCGGCCGTATGGCAGTCGGATTGGACATTGGCTAAAAAAACAGCTGATGGTAAATTGCCTCCAATGAAGTATGCGATGATCGATTTTAATATTGGTTATATAGGAACTACACTACTTGCGGTATGTTTTTTAGCGCTTGGTTCCAATATGATGTACAATACTGGAATGGAGTTTTCTTCCCAAGCAGTTGGATTTGCTTCGGAACTTGTTAAACTTTATACAACTGCGATTGGTTCTTGGTCCTATCCAATTATTTTGGTCGCTGCATTTTTTACAATGTTTTCAACTACATTGACTTGTTTTGATGCATATCCTCGTGTTGTCTCGAATGCTAGTCGCCGAATTTTTAATTCGTTAGAGAGATATTCTACCGAAAAATTTTATTGGTTTTGGATTTTGTTAGTTGGACTTGGATCGGTTCTGATATTGTTATTTTTCCGCACGAATATGAAAAGTTTGGTAGACTTTGCAACTACTGTTTCATTTTTAAATGCTCCAATCCTTGCTTTCATCCATCACTTGATATTATTTGGTAAAGAAATTCCAAAGGAACAAAGACCAAAACCTTGGATGAATTTATTATCTTGGTTTGGAATTTTGTTTTTGTTTAGTTTTTCAATCTATTATATCAATATTACTTTCTTCTAA